From a region of the Streptomyces venezuelae genome:
- a CDS encoding ACP S-malonyltransferase gives MLVLVAPGQGAQTPGFLTPWLELPGAADRVAAWSDAIELDLAHYGTTADADAIRDTAVAQPLLVAAGLLSASALGSPAAFGAVAGHSVGEITAAAYAGVLSEADALSFVRTRGLGMAEAAAVTETGMAAVLGGERDVVVAHLEKLGLTPANINGAGQIVAAGTMEQIAALEADKPEGSMKVVALKVAGAFHTHHMAPAVATLAKAAEALAPADPALKYVSNKDGLVVATGADVVARLVGQVANPVRWDLCMETFAELGVTGIIELCPGGTLTGLAKRALKGVPSVALKTPDDLDKAAALIAELTV, from the coding sequence GTGCTCGTACTCGTCGCTCCCGGCCAAGGCGCTCAGACGCCCGGCTTCTTGACTCCCTGGCTCGAACTTCCCGGTGCCGCTGACCGCGTCGCCGCGTGGTCGGACGCCATCGAGCTGGACCTTGCCCACTACGGCACGACCGCGGACGCCGACGCGATCCGCGACACGGCGGTGGCCCAGCCCCTGCTGGTCGCCGCCGGCCTGCTGTCCGCTTCCGCGCTCGGTTCCCCGGCCGCCTTCGGCGCCGTCGCAGGCCACAGCGTCGGTGAGATCACCGCCGCCGCCTACGCCGGCGTGCTGTCCGAGGCCGACGCGCTGTCGTTCGTCCGGACCCGCGGTCTGGGCATGGCCGAGGCCGCCGCCGTCACCGAGACCGGCATGGCCGCGGTCCTCGGCGGTGAGCGTGACGTGGTCGTCGCACACCTGGAGAAGCTGGGCCTGACGCCCGCGAACATCAACGGCGCGGGTCAGATCGTGGCCGCCGGCACGATGGAGCAGATCGCCGCTCTGGAGGCCGACAAGCCCGAAGGCTCCATGAAGGTCGTCGCCCTCAAGGTCGCGGGCGCGTTCCACACGCACCACATGGCCCCCGCGGTCGCCACGCTGGCGAAGGCCGCCGAGGCCCTCGCCCCGGCGGACCCGGCGCTGAAGTACGTCTCGAACAAGGACGGCCTCGTCGTCGCCACGGGTGCCGACGTCGTCGCCCGCCTGGTCGGCCAGGTCGCCAACCCGGTCCGCTGGGACCTGTGCATGGAGACGTTCGCCGAGCTGGGTGTCACGGGGATCATCGAGCTCTGCCCCGGTGGCACCCTGACGGGTCTGGCCAAGCGCGCGCTGAAGGGCGTACCGAGCGTGGCGCTGAAGACCCCGGACGATCTCGACAAGGCCGCGGCGCTCATCGCCGAACTGACGGTCTGA
- a CDS encoding ketoacyl-ACP synthase III produces MSKIKPAKGSPYARILGVGGYRPTRVVPNEVILETIDSSDEWIRSRSGIATRHWASPQETVSAMSVEASGKALADAGVAPEQIGAVIVSTVSHFKQTPAVATEIAHRIGAGKPAAFDISAGCAGFGYGLTLAKGLVVEGSAEYVLVIGVERLSDLTDLEDRATAFLFGDGAGAVVVGPSDEPAIGPTVWGSEGDKSETIKQTVPWDEYLGKDGGEKFPAITQEGQAVFRWAVFEMAKVAQQALDAAGITADDLDVFIPHQANMRIIDSMVKTLKLPEHVTVARDVETTGNTSAASIPLAMERLLATGAAKSGDTALVIGFGAGLVYAATVVTLP; encoded by the coding sequence ATGTCCAAGATCAAGCCGGCCAAGGGCTCCCCTTACGCCCGCATCCTCGGTGTCGGCGGCTACCGCCCGACCCGTGTGGTGCCCAACGAGGTCATCCTCGAGACCATCGACTCGTCCGACGAGTGGATCCGCTCCCGTTCCGGCATCGCGACGCGGCACTGGGCCTCGCCCCAGGAGACCGTCTCCGCGATGTCGGTGGAGGCCTCGGGGAAGGCGCTGGCCGATGCCGGTGTCGCCCCGGAGCAGATCGGTGCCGTGATCGTCTCGACGGTCTCGCACTTCAAGCAGACCCCGGCCGTCGCGACCGAGATCGCGCACCGGATCGGCGCGGGCAAGCCCGCCGCCTTCGACATCTCCGCCGGCTGTGCCGGATTCGGCTACGGCCTGACCCTGGCCAAGGGTCTCGTGGTGGAAGGTTCCGCGGAGTACGTCCTCGTCATCGGCGTGGAGCGGCTCTCGGACCTGACCGACCTGGAGGACCGCGCGACGGCCTTCCTGTTCGGTGACGGCGCCGGCGCCGTGGTCGTCGGTCCCTCGGACGAGCCGGCCATCGGCCCCACGGTGTGGGGTTCGGAGGGCGACAAGTCCGAGACGATCAAGCAGACCGTGCCGTGGGACGAGTACCTCGGCAAGGACGGCGGCGAGAAGTTTCCGGCCATCACCCAGGAGGGTCAGGCGGTCTTCCGCTGGGCCGTCTTCGAGATGGCCAAGGTGGCCCAGCAGGCGCTCGACGCGGCCGGGATCACCGCGGACGACCTGGACGTCTTCATCCCGCACCAGGCGAACATGCGGATCATCGACTCGATGGTGAAGACTCTGAAGCTGCCGGAGCACGTCACGGTCGCCCGTGACGTGGAGACCACCGGCAACACGTCGGCCGCCTCGATTCCGCTCGCTATGGAGCGGCTCCTGGCGACCGGAGCGGCGAAGAGCGGCGACACCGCGCTCGTCATCGGCTTCGGGGCGGGACTCGTCTACGCCGCGACGGTCGTTACCCTCCCCTAG
- a CDS encoding acyl carrier protein, whose translation MAATQEEIVEGLAEIVNEIAGIPTEDVAIEKSFTDDLDVDSLSMVEVVVAAEERFDVKIPDEDVKNLKTVGDAADYILKHQA comes from the coding sequence ATGGCCGCCACGCAGGAAGAAATCGTCGAGGGTCTCGCCGAGATCGTCAACGAGATCGCCGGTATCCCCACCGAGGACGTCGCGATCGAGAAGTCCTTCACCGACGACCTGGACGTCGACTCGCTCTCCATGGTCGAGGTCGTCGTCGCCGCCGAAGAGCGCTTCGACGTCAAGATCCCGGACGAGGACGTCAAGAACCTCAAGACGGTCGGCGACGCCGCGGACTACATCCTGAAGCACCAGGCCTGA
- a CDS encoding beta-ketoacyl-[acyl-carrier-protein] synthase family protein, with amino-acid sequence MSPTNRTVVVTGIGATTPLGGDSASTWEGLLAGRSGVKPLEGERFAELPVRIAARAAVDPNDVLPRPLARKLDRSAQFAVIAAREAWADAGYTTPAGEETEEGAFVAPQRLGTVIASGIGGVTTLLDQYDVLKDKGVRRVSPHTVPMLMPNGPSANVGLEVNAQAGVHTPVSACASGAEAIGYAVEMIRSGRADVVVAGGTEAAIHPLPIAAFANMMAMSKNNENPEQASRPYDKARDGFVLGEGAGVVVLESAEHAAARGARVYCEVLGQGLSADSHHIAQPEPTGRGVAAAVQNLLDNTGLDPAELVHLNAHATSTPQGDTAELKALRKVLGDDLDHIAISATKSMTGHLLGGAGGIETVATVLALYNRLAPPTINVDELDEDIDADIVTGEPRKLPADGPISAINNSFGFGGHNVTLAFRTV; translated from the coding sequence GTGAGCCCGACCAATCGCACCGTGGTCGTCACCGGTATCGGCGCAACCACTCCGCTGGGTGGCGACAGCGCTTCGACCTGGGAAGGTCTGCTGGCCGGCCGTTCCGGCGTCAAGCCCCTGGAGGGCGAGCGCTTCGCCGAACTCCCGGTACGCATCGCCGCTCGGGCGGCCGTCGACCCGAACGACGTCCTGCCCCGGCCGCTGGCCCGCAAGCTGGACCGCTCGGCGCAGTTCGCCGTCATCGCGGCCCGTGAGGCCTGGGCCGACGCCGGTTACACCACCCCGGCCGGCGAAGAGACGGAAGAGGGCGCCTTCGTCGCGCCCCAGCGTCTGGGCACCGTGATCGCCTCCGGCATCGGCGGTGTCACCACCCTGCTCGACCAGTACGACGTCCTGAAGGACAAGGGCGTGCGCCGGGTCTCCCCGCACACCGTCCCCATGCTCATGCCGAACGGCCCGTCGGCCAACGTCGGCCTGGAGGTCAACGCCCAGGCGGGCGTGCACACTCCGGTCAGCGCCTGCGCGTCCGGCGCCGAGGCCATCGGCTACGCCGTCGAGATGATCCGTTCCGGCCGCGCCGACGTGGTCGTCGCCGGCGGCACCGAGGCGGCGATCCACCCGCTGCCGATCGCCGCGTTCGCCAACATGATGGCGATGTCCAAGAACAACGAGAACCCCGAGCAGGCCTCCCGTCCGTACGACAAGGCCCGTGACGGCTTCGTCCTGGGCGAGGGCGCGGGCGTCGTCGTCCTGGAGTCCGCCGAGCACGCCGCCGCGCGCGGCGCCCGGGTCTACTGCGAGGTGCTGGGCCAGGGTCTGTCCGCGGACAGCCACCACATCGCGCAGCCGGAGCCGACCGGCCGCGGTGTCGCGGCCGCGGTGCAGAACCTGCTCGACAACACGGGTCTGGACCCGGCCGAGCTGGTCCACCTGAACGCGCACGCCACGTCGACCCCGCAGGGTGACACGGCCGAGCTGAAGGCCCTGCGCAAGGTGCTGGGCGACGACCTCGACCACATCGCGATCTCCGCGACCAAGTCGATGACCGGTCACCTGCTGGGCGGTGCGGGCGGTATCGAGACCGTCGCGACCGTGCTGGCGCTGTACAACCGGCTGGCCCCGCCGACGATCAACGTCGACGAGCTCGACGAGGACATCGACGCGGACATCGTCACCGGCGAGCCGCGCAAGCTGCCGGCCGACGGCCCGATCTCGGCGATCAACAACTCCTTCGGCTTCGGCGGCCACAACGTGACCCTGGCGTTCCGCACGGTCTAG
- a CDS encoding DUF3145 domain-containing protein: MTTRGVLYVHSAPRALCPHVEWAVAGVLGVRVNLDWIRQPASPGTWRAEFSWQAEAGTASKLASALRGWHLLRFEVTAEPCPTAEGERYSSTPELGIFHAVTGMHGDILIPEDRLRAALARSAHGETDLEAEIAKLLGKPWDDELEPFRYAGEGAPVRWLHQVV; the protein is encoded by the coding sequence GTGACGACACGTGGAGTTCTGTACGTGCACTCCGCACCGCGCGCGCTCTGCCCGCACGTGGAATGGGCTGTTGCGGGCGTGCTCGGGGTGCGGGTGAACCTCGACTGGATCAGACAGCCCGCCTCCCCCGGCACCTGGAGAGCGGAGTTCTCCTGGCAGGCCGAAGCGGGCACCGCCTCGAAACTCGCCTCCGCGCTGCGCGGCTGGCACCTGCTGCGCTTCGAGGTGACCGCGGAACCGTGCCCGACCGCCGAGGGCGAGCGCTACAGCTCCACCCCGGAGCTCGGCATCTTCCACGCCGTCACCGGCATGCACGGCGACATCCTGATCCCGGAGGACCGGCTGCGCGCCGCCCTCGCCCGGTCCGCCCACGGCGAGACCGACCTGGAGGCGGAGATCGCCAAGTTGCTCGGCAAGCCGTGGGACGACGAGCTGGAGCCCTTCCGCTACGCGGGCGAGGGCGCCCCGGTCCGCTGGCTCCACCAGGTGGTCTAG
- a CDS encoding SGNH/GDSL hydrolase family protein, whose product MRTTAPRRRARRTLAGAGAALVLLAGAATGCSSGGGSGGQGGERGAQSTPRWNTKPASIAAVGDSITRGFDACSVLADCPEVSWATGNDPAVRSLAARLLGDAEVPGRSWNYAVTGSRMADLPAQLAGAAAHKPDLVTVMVGSNDACRPTASSMTPVAEFRSGFEKAIADLRAASPASQVYVSSVPDLQRLWEQGKDLPMVRQIWKLGICQSMLADPLSAATGATTRREQVRARVVEYNEVLREVCGKDPLCRYDGGAVFQYPFAADQLSRWDWFHPGKDGQARLAELAHRQVTAAEPPR is encoded by the coding sequence ATGCGCACCACCGCCCCACGCCGCCGCGCGCGCCGGACGCTCGCGGGCGCGGGCGCGGCGCTCGTCCTGCTGGCCGGGGCGGCGACCGGGTGCAGCTCGGGGGGCGGGTCGGGCGGGCAGGGCGGCGAGCGCGGGGCGCAGAGCACACCGCGCTGGAACACCAAGCCTGCCTCGATCGCCGCGGTGGGCGACTCCATCACGCGGGGGTTCGACGCCTGTTCGGTGCTGGCCGACTGCCCCGAGGTCTCCTGGGCCACCGGGAACGACCCGGCGGTCCGCTCGCTGGCCGCACGGCTGCTCGGGGACGCGGAGGTGCCCGGCCGGAGCTGGAACTACGCGGTGACCGGCTCGCGGATGGCGGACCTGCCGGCCCAGCTGGCGGGGGCCGCCGCGCACAAGCCCGACCTGGTCACGGTCATGGTGGGCTCGAACGACGCCTGCCGGCCCACGGCTTCGTCGATGACGCCGGTGGCGGAGTTCCGGTCCGGATTCGAGAAGGCGATCGCGGACCTGCGGGCCGCCTCCCCCGCCTCCCAGGTGTACGTCTCCAGCGTGCCGGACCTGCAGCGGCTGTGGGAGCAGGGCAAGGACCTGCCGATGGTGCGGCAGATCTGGAAGCTGGGCATCTGTCAGTCCATGCTCGCCGACCCGCTGTCGGCGGCCACGGGGGCGACGACCCGGCGCGAGCAGGTGCGGGCGCGGGTGGTGGAGTACAACGAGGTGCTGCGCGAGGTCTGCGGAAAGGATCCGCTGTGCCGCTACGACGGCGGTGCGGTGTTCCAGTACCCCTTCGCGGCGGATCAGTTGAGCCGCTGGGACTGGTTCCATCCGGGCAAGGACGGACAGGCGCGGCTCGCGGAACTGGCGCACCGCCAGGTGACGGCGGCCGAACCGCCGCGTTGA
- a CDS encoding beta-glucosidase family protein: protein MTDADQVRDQTHHDAVEAALGKLDLDTKARLLAGQDMWSLPAIPAIGLESLVFSDGPIGVRGVRWTADDPSVALPSPTALAAAWDPELARRAGRLLAQEARRKGVHVLLAPTVNLHRSPLGGRHFECYSEDPYLTGAIGSGYVNGVQDGGVGTTVKHFVGNDAETDRFTVDSVIAPRPLRELYLAPFEAIVANAHPWGIMTAYNQVNGTTMTEHQYLVNEVLRAEWGFDGCNVSDWMAARSTAGDVLGGMDVAMPGPTTVYGPALAEAVRSGEVPESAVDEAVRNVLRLAARTGALAGAPATVARPPAPIDGQALARELAARGFVLVRNEGALPLDAAAGGTIALSGAAARDARVLGGGSATVFPERVVSPLDGLTAALPEGALTYTVGADPSDELTAAGQGFELHAVCRDASGTVLGEGGLPSGQVQWIGDDLPAGVTYETMASIEVRGTFVPRESGEHAFGTRGLGAFDLAVGGEHLWSGVQEMGNEADPFEAFFGAPSERARVTLTEGEPVEVSLTFHVPDMSALPLRAVMFSLLHLGPRRDADELIAEAVAAAREADTAVVVVATTERVESEGFDRQDLTLPGRQDDLVRAVAAVNPNTVVVVNAGSPVELPWREDVAAVLLTWFPGQEGGAALADVLLGDAEPGGRLPTTWPARFADAPVTEVVPTGGRLEYREGLFIGYRAYEKHAVAPAYPFGHGLGYTDWRYDSLEVTADTVRVRLTNTGARPGREVVQVYLAPERDGAERPASWLAAFASVAAGPGESVETEIALPARAFEIWDEEARGWRRIAGAYEVRASHSHGDTRLTATLDLA from the coding sequence GTGACCGATGCCGATCAGGTCCGCGATCAGACACACCACGACGCCGTCGAGGCGGCACTGGGCAAACTGGACCTCGACACCAAGGCCCGGCTGCTGGCCGGCCAGGACATGTGGTCCCTGCCCGCCATCCCCGCCATCGGGCTGGAGTCCCTGGTCTTCTCCGACGGGCCCATCGGGGTCCGCGGCGTGCGCTGGACCGCCGACGACCCGTCCGTCGCCCTGCCGTCCCCGACCGCGCTCGCCGCCGCCTGGGACCCGGAGCTCGCCCGCCGCGCCGGCCGCCTCCTCGCCCAGGAGGCCCGCCGCAAGGGCGTGCACGTCCTCCTCGCACCCACCGTCAACCTGCACCGCTCACCGCTCGGCGGCCGGCACTTCGAGTGCTACTCCGAGGACCCGTACCTCACCGGCGCCATCGGTTCCGGCTATGTGAACGGAGTCCAGGACGGCGGCGTCGGCACCACCGTCAAGCACTTCGTCGGCAACGACGCCGAGACCGACCGGTTCACCGTCGACAGCGTCATCGCCCCGCGCCCGCTGCGCGAGCTGTACCTCGCGCCGTTCGAGGCCATCGTCGCCAACGCCCACCCCTGGGGCATCATGACCGCGTACAACCAGGTCAACGGCACGACCATGACCGAGCACCAGTACCTGGTGAACGAGGTGCTGCGCGCCGAATGGGGCTTCGACGGCTGCAACGTCTCCGACTGGATGGCCGCCCGCTCCACCGCCGGGGACGTCCTCGGCGGCATGGACGTGGCCATGCCCGGCCCCACCACCGTCTACGGCCCCGCCCTCGCCGAAGCCGTCCGCTCCGGCGAGGTCCCCGAGTCCGCCGTGGACGAGGCCGTGCGCAACGTCCTGCGCCTCGCCGCCCGCACCGGCGCCCTGGCGGGCGCGCCCGCCACCGTCGCGCGGCCCCCGGCCCCGATCGACGGCCAGGCACTGGCCCGCGAGCTCGCCGCCCGCGGCTTCGTCCTGGTCCGCAACGAGGGGGCGCTGCCGCTCGACGCGGCAGCCGGCGGCACCATCGCCCTGTCGGGCGCCGCCGCCCGCGACGCCCGTGTCCTCGGCGGAGGCAGCGCCACCGTCTTCCCCGAGCGGGTCGTCTCCCCGCTCGACGGGCTCACCGCCGCCCTCCCCGAGGGCGCCCTCACCTACACCGTCGGCGCCGACCCCTCCGACGAGCTCACCGCCGCCGGACAGGGCTTCGAGCTGCACGCCGTCTGCCGTGACGCCTCCGGGACCGTCCTCGGCGAAGGCGGCCTGCCCTCGGGCCAGGTCCAGTGGATCGGCGACGACCTGCCCGCAGGGGTCACGTACGAGACCATGGCGAGCATCGAGGTCCGCGGCACGTTCGTGCCGCGCGAGAGCGGCGAGCACGCCTTCGGCACCCGCGGACTGGGCGCCTTCGACCTGGCCGTCGGCGGCGAGCACCTGTGGAGCGGCGTCCAGGAGATGGGCAACGAGGCCGACCCCTTCGAAGCCTTCTTCGGCGCCCCCAGCGAGCGCGCCCGCGTCACCCTCACCGAGGGCGAACCCGTCGAGGTGTCGCTGACCTTCCATGTCCCCGACATGTCCGCACTGCCGCTCAGGGCGGTCATGTTCTCGCTGCTCCACCTCGGTCCGCGGCGCGACGCCGACGAGCTGATCGCCGAGGCCGTGGCCGCCGCCCGGGAGGCCGACACCGCCGTCGTGGTCGTCGCCACCACCGAGCGCGTGGAGTCCGAGGGCTTCGACCGGCAGGACCTCACCCTCCCCGGCCGCCAGGACGACCTGGTGCGCGCCGTCGCCGCCGTGAACCCGAACACGGTGGTCGTCGTCAACGCGGGCTCCCCCGTCGAGCTCCCGTGGCGCGAGGACGTGGCGGCCGTCCTGCTGACCTGGTTCCCCGGGCAGGAGGGCGGGGCCGCGCTGGCCGACGTACTCCTGGGCGACGCGGAGCCGGGCGGGCGGCTCCCCACCACCTGGCCCGCGCGCTTCGCGGACGCGCCCGTCACCGAGGTCGTCCCCACCGGCGGGCGCCTGGAGTACCGGGAGGGGCTCTTCATCGGCTACCGGGCCTACGAGAAGCACGCCGTGGCCCCCGCCTACCCCTTCGGGCACGGACTCGGCTACACCGACTGGCGGTACGACTCCCTGGAGGTCACCGCCGACACGGTCCGGGTCCGCCTCACCAACACGGGTGCCCGTCCCGGCCGCGAGGTCGTCCAGGTCTACCTGGCGCCCGAGCGGGACGGTGCGGAACGTCCGGCGAGCTGGCTGGCCGCCTTCGCGAGTGTGGCGGCGGGCCCCGGCGAGAGCGTCGAGACCGAGATCGCCCTGCCCGCCCGGGCCTTCGAGATCTGGGACGAGGAGGCCCGCGGCTGGCGCCGGATCGCCGGCGCCTACGAGGTCCGCGCGAGCCACTCGCACGGTGACACCCGGCTGACCGCGACGCTCGACCTCGCGTGA
- a CDS encoding TetR/AcrR family transcriptional regulator: MVRARSEERRGEIVRAAVEVIAERGYRGASLATVAERVGLTQQGLLHYFPTKEALLVAVLEERDRWDTGGGSRSAADTWRLDLLDSLVEYNAMRPGIVQTFSALLGESVTDGHPAREFFTERYAQVRSEMAAVLRAEFGDRLPSGLTPEEAAPLLTAVMDGLQYQWLLAPESVDMPAAFRSFLKLLRGPGSASAP, from the coding sequence ATGGTCAGGGCGAGGAGCGAGGAACGCCGCGGGGAGATCGTGCGCGCGGCCGTCGAGGTGATCGCGGAGCGCGGCTACCGGGGCGCGTCCCTGGCCACCGTCGCCGAACGCGTGGGCCTGACCCAGCAGGGGCTGCTGCACTACTTCCCGACCAAGGAGGCCCTGCTGGTCGCGGTACTGGAGGAACGCGACCGCTGGGACACGGGCGGCGGCTCGCGCTCGGCCGCGGACACCTGGCGCCTGGACCTGCTGGACTCGCTGGTCGAGTACAACGCCATGCGCCCGGGCATCGTCCAGACCTTCTCGGCGCTGCTGGGCGAGAGCGTCACCGACGGCCACCCGGCCCGGGAGTTCTTCACCGAGCGCTACGCCCAGGTCCGCTCGGAGATGGCGGCGGTGCTGCGCGCCGAGTTCGGCGACCGGCTCCCCTCCGGACTCACCCCCGAGGAGGCGGCCCCGCTGCTGACGGCGGTGATGGACGGCCTCCAGTACCAGTGGCTGCTGGCCCCGGAGTCGGTGGACATGCCCGCCGCCTTCCGTTCCTTCCTGAAGCTGCTGCGGGGGCCGGGCAGCGCCTCGGCCCCGTAG
- a CDS encoding putative quinol monooxygenase, whose amino-acid sequence MIFIVVKFPVKPEYVDAWPDKVAPFTRATRAEPGNLWFEWSRSLEEPDTYVLVEAFQDDAAEAHVTSDHFRAALETMRPMVTRTPEIVSTTIEGADGWSRMGELQVD is encoded by the coding sequence GTGATCTTCATTGTGGTGAAATTCCCCGTCAAGCCCGAATATGTCGACGCGTGGCCCGACAAGGTCGCGCCCTTCACCCGCGCCACCCGCGCCGAACCCGGGAACCTCTGGTTCGAGTGGTCGCGCAGCCTGGAGGAGCCGGACACCTACGTCCTGGTCGAGGCCTTCCAGGACGACGCCGCCGAGGCGCACGTCACCTCGGACCACTTCCGTGCCGCGCTGGAGACCATGCGGCCGATGGTGACCCGTACGCCCGAGATCGTCAGCACCACCATCGAGGGTGCGGACGGCTGGAGCCGGATGGGCGAGCTCCAGGTCGACTAG
- a CDS encoding LysR family transcriptional regulator: MPSSHSLYEVFLSVARMGSLTAAARALGYTQSAVSRQVQTLEDEWGTPLFDRLPRGVRLTEAGRLLLPHAEAVGERLRTARAELDALRTLGAGRLRIGAFSTADAALLPRTLAAFRARHPAVAVARTEGPSAKHLALLAAGDLDLAVVAATSAEPPRGCTPHHLLDERMYVALPAGHRLAGRAAVRLAELADEEWIAAGPRPEETLMHSALAGGFRPRTGFLAADWIAKQGFVAAGLGVTLVPALAASSARADLALVPLHPDDTPRRRVYAATPHGIAPSPAARAFLALLKEVAAGLAS; this comes from the coding sequence ATGCCCTCTTCGCACAGCTTGTACGAGGTCTTCCTGAGCGTGGCCCGGATGGGCTCCCTCACCGCCGCCGCCCGTGCCCTGGGCTACACGCAGTCCGCCGTCTCCCGGCAGGTCCAGACCCTGGAGGACGAATGGGGCACGCCGCTCTTCGACCGCCTCCCCCGCGGGGTCCGCCTGACCGAGGCCGGGCGCCTCCTGCTCCCGCACGCCGAGGCCGTCGGCGAGCGGCTGCGCACCGCCCGCGCCGAACTCGACGCGCTGCGCACCCTCGGCGCCGGACGGCTGCGGATCGGCGCCTTCTCCACCGCCGACGCCGCCCTGCTGCCCCGTACGCTGGCCGCCTTCCGGGCCCGCCACCCCGCCGTGGCCGTCGCCCGCACCGAGGGCCCCTCCGCCAAGCACCTGGCCCTGCTCGCCGCCGGGGACCTCGACCTCGCCGTCGTCGCGGCCACCTCCGCGGAGCCGCCCCGCGGCTGCACCCCGCACCACCTGCTCGACGAGCGGATGTACGTGGCCCTGCCGGCCGGCCACCGGCTCGCCGGGCGCGCCGCCGTACGGCTGGCCGAGCTGGCCGACGAGGAGTGGATCGCGGCCGGCCCCCGGCCCGAGGAGACCCTCATGCACTCCGCGCTGGCCGGCGGCTTCCGCCCGCGCACCGGTTTCCTCGCCGCCGACTGGATCGCCAAGCAGGGCTTCGTCGCGGCCGGGCTCGGCGTCACCCTGGTCCCGGCGCTCGCCGCCTCCTCGGCACGGGCCGACCTGGCGCTCGTCCCGCTGCACCCGGACGACACCCCGCGCCGCCGGGTCTACGCCGCCACCCCGCACGGCATCGCCCCCTCCCCCGCCGCCCGGGCCTTCCTGGCCCTGCTCAAGGAGGTCGCGGCCGGGCTGGCATCCTGA
- a CDS encoding carbon-nitrogen hydrolase family protein has translation MKIAAAQLTCVPADVRANVARAADLAAAAREQGAALVVFPELALTGYELAPLSADPGLWTAADDPRLDPLRSAGIATAVNVALPTGGPRPAIATLVHDADGAHVTTYAKQHLYRHEQDVFEGGRADGRFELGGIRFCLGICFDNHFPELPGRGAADGCRVHLASSLYGTGDGIHERATVHPEIAREHGLYVVLANHVGPAGPWTGCGRSAVWGPDGSLLAEADDRTPSVVTASIAAAPV, from the coding sequence GTGAAGATCGCCGCAGCACAGCTGACCTGCGTCCCCGCGGATGTCCGGGCCAATGTCGCGCGGGCCGCGGACCTCGCCGCCGCCGCCCGCGAACAGGGCGCCGCGCTCGTGGTGTTCCCCGAGCTCGCGCTCACCGGCTACGAGCTCGCCCCGCTGAGCGCCGACCCGGGCCTGTGGACGGCCGCCGACGACCCCCGGCTGGATCCGCTGCGCTCCGCCGGGATCGCCACCGCGGTCAACGTCGCCCTGCCCACCGGCGGCCCGCGCCCCGCGATCGCGACGCTGGTCCACGACGCGGACGGCGCGCACGTGACGACGTACGCGAAGCAGCACCTCTACCGGCACGAGCAGGACGTCTTCGAAGGCGGCCGGGCCGACGGGCGCTTCGAACTCGGCGGGATCCGCTTCTGCCTGGGCATCTGCTTCGACAACCACTTCCCGGAACTGCCCGGCCGGGGCGCCGCCGACGGCTGCCGGGTCCACCTGGCGAGCTCCCTGTACGGGACGGGCGACGGGATCCACGAGCGCGCCACCGTGCACCCGGAGATCGCGCGGGAGCACGGCCTGTACGTGGTCCTCGCCAACCACGTCGGCCCGGCCGGCCCGTGGACCGGCTGCGGCCGGTCGGCCGTGTGGGGCCCGGACGGCTCGCTGCTGGCCGAGGCCGACGACCGTACGCCCTCGGTGGTGACGGCCTCGATCGCGGCGGCCCCGGTGTGA
- a CDS encoding hotdog fold domain-containing protein has product MSDFETITVPERLHGYPGVAFGGYVAGVLAARAAAKDVRVDFRRPVPTGAPVRLAATAGGGCELTDGELLLAVATAVEAPGADAPEAPSWDRAVAAAEAFRADPPDGQADCFGCGLDRTPATGLRLHCGTVPGRELVAAAWTPAPGLGDADGLLPAELVWGALDCPGNAAGRLLDGRPAGAVTAALGARLLRPVPVGEGLVSYAWMLSSSGRKYTVGTALATADGELCAVAEALWVQPRA; this is encoded by the coding sequence ATGAGCGACTTCGAGACGATCACGGTTCCGGAACGCCTCCACGGATACCCGGGGGTGGCCTTCGGCGGCTACGTGGCGGGCGTACTGGCCGCCCGCGCCGCGGCGAAGGACGTACGGGTGGACTTCCGGCGGCCCGTGCCGACCGGGGCGCCGGTGCGGCTCGCCGCGACCGCCGGCGGCGGCTGCGAGCTGACGGACGGCGAGCTGCTGCTGGCCGTGGCGACCGCGGTCGAAGCCCCCGGCGCGGACGCCCCCGAAGCCCCCTCCTGGGACCGGGCCGTGGCCGCGGCCGAGGCCTTCCGGGCGGACCCGCCGGACGGTCAGGCCGACTGCTTCGGCTGCGGCCTGGACCGGACGCCCGCGACCGGGCTGCGCCTGCACTGCGGTACGGTGCCGGGCCGCGAGCTGGTCGCCGCGGCCTGGACGCCCGCGCCCGGACTCGGGGACGCGGACGGGCTGCTGCCGGCCGAGCTGGTGTGGGGCGCGCTGGACTGCCCGGGGAACGCCGCCGGGCGGCTGCTCGACGGCCGCCCCGCGGGTGCGGTCACCGCCGCGCTCGGCGCCCGGCTGCTGCGGCCGGTGCCGGTGGGCGAGGGGCTCGTCTCGTACGCCTGGATGCTGTCGTCCTCGGGCCGCAAGTACACCGTGGGCACGGCCCTGGCCACGGCCGACGGAGAACTGTGCGCCGTCGCCGAGGCGCTGTGGGTCCAGCCGCGCGCGTGA